Proteins encoded in a region of the Inquilinus sp. KBS0705 genome:
- a CDS encoding 4-(cytidine 5'-diphospho)-2-C-methyl-D-erythritol kinase translates to MIVFPNAKINIGLNIIARRPDGYHDLETVFYPVKINDVLEVIEADKLSFDYSGLDIPGDFDDNLCIKGYHLLKHDHPKLPPVKIHLHKNIPIGAGLGGGSADAAFFIKLMNDKFGLGLSADRMMDYARRLGADCAFFIENQPVFAFDRGDEFEKVNLDLSAYKIVLVMPDAHISTAEAYRGVKPSPTAESLYDLVKMPLTAWKRHIKNDFEGHIFRDHPVIRGVKATLYEQGALYASMSGSGASVFGIFENTPNLEKMESENQIFYAV, encoded by the coding sequence ATGATCGTATTTCCAAACGCAAAGATAAATATAGGCCTTAACATTATAGCCCGCCGACCGGATGGTTACCACGACCTGGAAACTGTTTTTTACCCGGTGAAGATAAACGATGTGCTGGAGGTGATAGAAGCCGACAAGCTAAGCTTCGACTACTCGGGCCTCGACATCCCCGGCGACTTTGACGATAACCTTTGCATTAAGGGCTACCACTTGCTAAAACACGATCATCCAAAACTGCCGCCGGTAAAAATACACCTGCACAAAAATATACCCATAGGGGCGGGGCTTGGCGGTGGGTCGGCAGATGCTGCATTTTTCATCAAACTGATGAACGACAAGTTTGGCCTGGGGCTATCTGCCGACCGCATGATGGACTATGCCCGCCGGCTTGGTGCCGACTGCGCCTTCTTTATTGAGAACCAACCGGTGTTTGCTTTTGACAGGGGAGATGAGTTTGAAAAAGTGAACCTGGACCTATCGGCTTATAAAATTGTGTTAGTGATGCCGGATGCCCATATATCTACCGCAGAGGCTTACAGGGGTGTAAAACCGTCGCCAACTGCCGAATCGTTATACGACCTTGTAAAAATGCCCTTAACGGCATGGAAAAGGCACATTAAGAATGATTTTGAAGGTCATATCTTCCGCGATCATCCTGTTATACGTGGCGTAAAAGCTACCTTGTATGAGCAAGGTGCATTATACGCCAGTATGAGCGGTTCTGGCGCATCGGTTTTTGGCATTTTTGAAAACACGCCAAACCTTGAAAAGATGGAAAGTGAAAATCAAATTTTTTATGCCGTTTAG
- a CDS encoding EamA family transporter, translated as MTEKSQNLSVNKNLMILHFTVFVWGFTGILGQLISISAVNLVWYRVLIASISLFLYFKFNKTAFKVSRNTFLKLIFTGALVGGHWVLFFASIKLSTVPVTLVCLSSITLFTAIFEPIINKKAISKMEIIAGIFIISGIVLIFKFETQYTKGIIAGLVSAILASLFAIINGRQVKHHEAPVIAFYELSGAFLWISIYLLVTGGFTNFSIPKPADLGYLFILGTVCTSLAYVAGVSVMRELSAFRVALITNLEPVYGIIMAFVFFGDMNKMSIGFWVGSVIILSTIFLFPFAQKQVAKRRSRQ; from the coding sequence ATGACTGAAAAAAGCCAAAATTTATCAGTTAATAAGAACCTGATGATACTACATTTTACAGTATTTGTATGGGGTTTTACAGGAATTCTAGGTCAATTGATATCAATTTCGGCAGTAAATTTAGTTTGGTACCGTGTTTTAATTGCCAGTATATCGCTATTTTTATACTTTAAATTTAACAAAACAGCCTTTAAAGTTAGCCGCAATACCTTTCTGAAATTGATTTTTACAGGCGCATTAGTAGGCGGGCATTGGGTACTTTTTTTTGCTTCAATTAAGCTTTCAACCGTTCCGGTAACGCTGGTTTGCTTGTCTTCAATCACTCTTTTTACCGCTATTTTTGAGCCGATTATCAATAAAAAGGCCATATCCAAGATGGAGATAATTGCAGGCATTTTTATAATATCAGGTATCGTATTAATATTCAAGTTCGAAACTCAGTACACTAAGGGTATTATTGCAGGCCTGGTTAGCGCAATACTGGCCAGCCTTTTTGCCATAATAAACGGCCGCCAGGTAAAGCACCACGAAGCGCCTGTGATTGCCTTTTACGAACTTTCTGGGGCGTTTTTGTGGATAAGCATTTACCTGTTGGTTACCGGTGGCTTTACCAATTTTAGTATACCTAAACCCGCCGACCTGGGCTATCTTTTTATACTGGGTACTGTTTGTACATCGCTGGCTTATGTTGCCGGGGTATCGGTAATGAGGGAGCTATCGGCCTTTCGGGTGGCGCTTATTACCAACCTGGAGCCTGTATACGGTATCATAATGGCCTTTGTTTTTTTTGGCGACATGAACAAAATGAGCATTGGCTTTTGGGTAGGTTCTGTTATTATCCTGTCTACTATCTTCCTTTTTCCGTTTGCCCAAAAACAGGTTGCTAAGCGCAGATCGCGCCAATAG